A stretch of the Aegilops tauschii subsp. strangulata cultivar AL8/78 chromosome 4, Aet v6.0, whole genome shotgun sequence genome encodes the following:
- the LOC109746885 gene encoding uncharacterized protein isoform X1, which produces MDSPPPQRRLQSLVDDAIREILLRKPPDDPARLVRASAVSTAWFGIVSDPSFFRDYRTFHGKPPILGYLDNKSYESHNVAQFIPTGAFRPLVCERRNWDAVDSRHGRVLFYTPKEDTDFIVWDPITDKQQVISADPKIFDILCTAEGITWMATVLCAKDACDHLGCHDGPFLVAFMGSNEVEKTMFASVYSSETTQWSEMISIENPHDIYPFATNTCPYAIEEKGHTAVVGKKIYYPVKWSYWTMKIVTYNVGEQELSLINLQGQAPARGILMGEEDGALVFAAIKESKLSVWSMEAGPNGVVARGQRRDIKLETILTPRALSWMVGETFKDGRCTLVGFANGAGVIFLNTADGLFTVEVGSGQTKKIHRNCSFETVIPYVSFYSREHARFVMPLQSNSYKK; this is translated from the exons ATGGATTCGCCTCCGCCGCAACGCCGACTCCAATCGCTGGTCGACGACGCCATCCGCGAGATTTTGCTCCGGAAACCGCCGGACGACCCGGCGAGGCTCGTCCGCGCCTCCGCTGTCTCCACCGCCTGGTTCGGAATCGTCTCCGACCCTTCCTTCTTTCGCGACTACCGGACCTTCCACGGGAAGCCCCCGATATTGGGCTACCTCGACAACAAATCCTACGAGAGCCACAACGTCGCCCAATTCATCCCCACCGGAGCCTTCCGCCCGCTCGTTTGCGAGCGCCGCAACTGGGACGCGGTCGACTCCCGCCATGGCCGCGTCCTCTTCTACACTCCCAAGGAGGACACGGATTTCATCGTTTGGGACCCCATCACCGACAAGCAGCAGGTGATTTCCGCCGATCCCAAGATATTTGACATACTTTGTACTGCAGAGGGGATAACCTGGATGGCCACTGTGCTCTGCGCCAAGGACGCCTGCGATCACCTGGGCTGCCATGACGGTCCCTTCCTCGTCGCCTTCATGGGCTCCAACGAGGTAGAAAAGACCATGTTCGCCTCTGTTTACTCATCCGAGACTACCCAGTGGAGCGAAATGATCTCAATTGAGAATCCGCATGATATCTATCCGTTTGCCACCAACACATGTCCGTATGCCATTGAGGAGAAGGGCCACACTGCCGTTGTCGGAAAGAAAATCTATTACCCCGTCAAGTGGAGCTACTGGACCATGAAAATTGTGACGTACAATGTGGGCGAGCAGGAACTTTCACTTATCAATTTGCAGGGCCAGGCACCCGCGCGCGGTATACTCATGGGAGAGGAAGACGGTGCGCTGGTGTTTGCGGCCATAAAGGAGTCTAAACTCTCTGTGTGGTCAATGGAGGCTGGTCCCAATGGAGTTGTGGCGAGAGGGCAACGCAGGGACATCAAGCTTGAAACTATTCTTACTCCTCGTGCCCTCTCATGGATGGTAGGCGAAACCTTCAAGGATGGTAGATGCACACTGGTTGGTTTCGCCAATGGTGCCGGTGTCATCTTCCTAAATACAGCAGATGGGCTCTTTACAGTTGAGGTCGGTTCTGGCCAAACCAAGAAGATACACAGAAACTGCAGCTTCGAGACAGTCATACCCTATGTGAGCTTCTACAGTCGAG AGCATGCCAGGTTCGTAATGCCACTGCAATCAAACTCATACAAGAAGTGA
- the LOC109746885 gene encoding uncharacterized protein isoform X2 yields MDSPPPQRRLQSLVDDAIREILLRKPPDDPARLVRASAVSTAWFGIVSDPSFFRDYRTFHGKPPILGYLDNKSYESHNVAQFIPTGAFRPLVCERRNWDAVDSRHGRVLFYTPKEDTDFIVWDPITDKQQDACDHLGCHDGPFLVAFMGSNEVEKTMFASVYSSETTQWSEMISIENPHDIYPFATNTCPYAIEEKGHTAVVGKKIYYPVKWSYWTMKIVTYNVGEQELSLINLQGQAPARGILMGEEDGALVFAAIKESKLSVWSMEAGPNGVVARGQRRDIKLETILTPRALSWMVGETFKDGRCTLVGFANGAGVIFLNTADGLFTVEVGSGQTKKIHRNCSFETVIPYVSFYSREHARFVMPLQSNSYKK; encoded by the exons ATGGATTCGCCTCCGCCGCAACGCCGACTCCAATCGCTGGTCGACGACGCCATCCGCGAGATTTTGCTCCGGAAACCGCCGGACGACCCGGCGAGGCTCGTCCGCGCCTCCGCTGTCTCCACCGCCTGGTTCGGAATCGTCTCCGACCCTTCCTTCTTTCGCGACTACCGGACCTTCCACGGGAAGCCCCCGATATTGGGCTACCTCGACAACAAATCCTACGAGAGCCACAACGTCGCCCAATTCATCCCCACCGGAGCCTTCCGCCCGCTCGTTTGCGAGCGCCGCAACTGGGACGCGGTCGACTCCCGCCATGGCCGCGTCCTCTTCTACACTCCCAAGGAGGACACGGATTTCATCGTTTGGGACCCCATCACCGACAAGCAGCAG GACGCCTGCGATCACCTGGGCTGCCATGACGGTCCCTTCCTCGTCGCCTTCATGGGCTCCAACGAGGTAGAAAAGACCATGTTCGCCTCTGTTTACTCATCCGAGACTACCCAGTGGAGCGAAATGATCTCAATTGAGAATCCGCATGATATCTATCCGTTTGCCACCAACACATGTCCGTATGCCATTGAGGAGAAGGGCCACACTGCCGTTGTCGGAAAGAAAATCTATTACCCCGTCAAGTGGAGCTACTGGACCATGAAAATTGTGACGTACAATGTGGGCGAGCAGGAACTTTCACTTATCAATTTGCAGGGCCAGGCACCCGCGCGCGGTATACTCATGGGAGAGGAAGACGGTGCGCTGGTGTTTGCGGCCATAAAGGAGTCTAAACTCTCTGTGTGGTCAATGGAGGCTGGTCCCAATGGAGTTGTGGCGAGAGGGCAACGCAGGGACATCAAGCTTGAAACTATTCTTACTCCTCGTGCCCTCTCATGGATGGTAGGCGAAACCTTCAAGGATGGTAGATGCACACTGGTTGGTTTCGCCAATGGTGCCGGTGTCATCTTCCTAAATACAGCAGATGGGCTCTTTACAGTTGAGGTCGGTTCTGGCCAAACCAAGAAGATACACAGAAACTGCAGCTTCGAGACAGTCATACCCTATGTGAGCTTCTACAGTCGAG AGCATGCCAGGTTCGTAATGCCACTGCAATCAAACTCATACAAGAAGTGA